A part of Rhipicephalus microplus isolate Deutch F79 chromosome 8, USDA_Rmic, whole genome shotgun sequence genomic DNA contains:
- the LOC119164360 gene encoding juvenile hormone acid O-methyltransferase isoform X1, giving the protein MPSQAGAPSGTSTIVDDHPDHCSRPNGNNVHFCVSEYAKHHRIQRKYSQFILDFCQLAFSAEPDPSQQFLDVGCGTGDFTRDVLMPQCLPCRRIVGVDCSREMVEYARRNSVHEKIGFEVLDICADVTQFLEEFGQFERVYSFFCLHWVDDITAAFKNINRLMSSTGECLLLFCAALQPAQLWKVAARTEPWAKYSETLLKAIPKTQDMNKRDMLRLVSRLLREAELFPTIMEALTSTVLDGWSEEEIIDVYKGISPITHLLTDEEKPAYDTFIRDQVRKLHAPEAGRGHYPMFVVKASKAPPEDQ; this is encoded by the exons ATGCCTAGCCAAGCTGGCGCTCCCAGTGGCACTTCTACAATTGTTGATGACCACCCAGACCATTGCAGTAGGCCAAACGGCAACAACGTACATTTCTGCGTTTCGGAGTACGCGAAACACCACAGAATACAGCGCAAGTACAGCCAATTCATCCTCGACTTTTGCCAACTGGCCTTCAGTGCAGAGCCAGACCCATCGCAACAGTTCCTCGACGTAGGCTGTGGAACGGGCGACTTCACCCGGGACGTCTTGATGCCTCAGTGCCTTCCCTGCCGGAGAATCGTGGGCGTCGACTGCTCCCGAGAAATGGTCGAGTACGCAAGACGCAACTCGGTCCACGAGAAGATTGGCTTCGAAGTACTCGACATCTGTGCTGACGTCACGCAGTTTCTAGAAGAGTTCGGTCAGTTTGAAAGGGTATACTCTTTCTTCTGTCTCCACTGGGTGGATGACATCACCGCAGCGTTCAAGAACATCAACAGACTGATGTCGTCTACGGGAGAATGTCTGCTCTTGTTTTGCGCAGCACTCCAGCCGGCGCAACTTTGGAAGGTTGCTGCGAGAACGGAACCGTGGGCAAAGTACTCGGAG ACGCTGCTGAAGGCCATTCCGAAAACGCAAGATATGAACAAAAGGGATATGTTGCGACTTGTCTCCAGACTTTTGCGAGAGGCTGAACTTTTCCCGACCATTATGGAAGCCCTAACATCGACAGTGTTGGATGGATGGAGTGAAGAAGAAATCATAG ATGTGTATAAGGGTATTTCCCCCATAACCCATCTGCTCACAGACGAGGAAAAACCTGCGTATGATACCTTTATTCGAGATCAAGTCCGAAAGCTGCACGCTCCCGAAGCTGGCAGAGGCCACTACCCAATGTTCGTAGTGAAGGCATCGAAAGCTCCTCCAGAGGATCAATGA